Proteins from a single region of Streptomyces spectabilis:
- a CDS encoding multicopper oxidase domain-containing protein, whose product MDRRSFNRRMLVGGAVAATGVTSMSAMAPDAVPAENPPRTAPAGGEVRRITMYAEKLPDGQLGYGLERGGATVPGPLIELNEGDTLHVDFENTTDVAVSLHVHGMDYEISSDGTKHTKSDVAPGKKRTYTWRTHAPGRRKDGTWRPGTAGYWHYHDHVVGTEHGTGGLRRGLYGAVIVRRKGDILPDKTCVIVFNDMMINNKPAHSGPDFEATVGDRVEFVSITHGEYYHTFHIHGHRWADNRTGMLTGPDDPSQILDDKITGPGDSFGFQVIAGEGVGAGAWMYHCHVQSHSDMGMVGLFLVKKPDGSIPEYEPHHPREGAARPSAGGHH is encoded by the coding sequence ATGGACAGACGGAGCTTCAACCGACGGATGCTGGTGGGCGGGGCGGTCGCGGCGACCGGGGTGACATCGATGTCAGCCATGGCTCCCGACGCGGTACCGGCCGAAAACCCGCCGCGGACGGCGCCCGCGGGCGGCGAGGTGCGCCGCATCACGATGTACGCCGAGAAGCTCCCCGACGGGCAGCTGGGCTACGGCCTGGAGCGGGGCGGGGCGACCGTCCCCGGCCCGCTGATCGAGCTGAACGAGGGCGACACGCTGCACGTCGACTTCGAGAACACCACGGACGTCGCCGTCAGCCTGCACGTCCACGGCATGGACTACGAGATCTCCAGCGACGGCACCAAGCACACCAAGTCCGACGTGGCGCCCGGCAAGAAGCGCACGTACACCTGGCGCACGCACGCGCCCGGGCGCCGCAAGGACGGCACCTGGCGCCCCGGCACGGCGGGCTACTGGCACTACCACGACCACGTGGTCGGCACGGAACACGGCACCGGCGGCCTCCGCAGGGGCCTCTACGGGGCGGTGATCGTGCGCCGCAAGGGCGACATCCTGCCCGACAAGACCTGCGTGATCGTCTTCAACGACATGATGATCAACAACAAGCCCGCCCACTCGGGGCCCGACTTCGAGGCCACGGTGGGCGACCGGGTCGAGTTCGTGTCGATCACGCACGGCGAGTACTACCACACCTTCCACATCCACGGTCACCGCTGGGCGGACAACCGCACGGGGATGCTGACCGGGCCCGACGACCCCAGCCAGATCCTGGACGACAAGATCACCGGACCGGGGGACTCGTTCGGCTTCCAGGTGATCGCGGGAGAGGGAGTCGGCGCGGGCGCGTGGATGTACCACTGCCATGTGCAGAGCCACTCCGACATGGGGATGGTGGGGCTCTTCCTGGTGAAGAAGCCGGACGGCTCGATTCCGGAATACGAGCCGCATCATCCGCGTGAGGGGGCCGCACGGCCGTCGGCTGGGGGCCACCACTAA
- a CDS encoding RICIN domain-containing protein encodes MKRTRRLTALAAALVTAAGGALLAGAAPAAAAPDPGSQFRNAGNGLCMSTADDPANSFQGTATFAPCDAGDPRQRWRLQLAAQPAWQIVSVSSGQCVSDVAGWGLAWLGTCDAHDVNQWWHFTEAGSGQVFWVSHDDGKLLSTPYRQGTSYVTVRKDLPDPKDARYKWSLLR; translated from the coding sequence ATGAAGCGCACACGTCGGCTCACCGCCCTGGCCGCGGCCCTGGTCACGGCCGCGGGCGGCGCCCTCCTCGCGGGGGCGGCGCCCGCGGCCGCCGCGCCCGACCCCGGCAGCCAGTTCCGCAACGCGGGGAACGGCCTGTGCATGTCCACCGCCGACGACCCCGCCAACTCCTTCCAGGGCACCGCCACCTTCGCGCCCTGCGACGCCGGTGACCCCCGGCAGCGGTGGCGCCTGCAGCTCGCCGCCCAGCCCGCCTGGCAGATCGTCTCCGTCAGCAGCGGCCAGTGCGTGTCCGACGTCGCAGGCTGGGGGCTCGCCTGGCTGGGCACGTGCGACGCGCACGACGTCAACCAGTGGTGGCACTTCACCGAGGCCGGCTCCGGGCAGGTGTTCTGGGTGTCCCACGACGACGGCAAGCTCCTGAGCACGCCGTACCGGCAGGGCACGTCCTACGTGACGGTCCGCAAGGACCTCCCGGACCCCAAGGACGCCCGCTACAAGTGGAGCCTCCTGCGCTGA
- a CDS encoding LacI family DNA-binding transcriptional regulator produces the protein MRSSEVSEAGARPTLEAVAARAGVSRATVSRVVNGEAGVREVLAVKVRRAVDELGYVPNRAARSLVTRRYDAVAVVIAEPETRVFADPFFALQLRGISKELTAHDVQLVLLLTEGRADHARVGRYLSGGHVDGALVFSLHLDDPLPVIINGAGVPTVFGGRPGWAGGEDSVRYVDCDNRGGARSAVRHLAGLGRTRIAHITGALDQTSAADRLDGFRDVLPGADARLVAEGDFTPAGGERAMRRLLDRCPDVDAVFAANDLSAAGALRVLRASGRRVPDDVAVVGFDDMLPVAEQADPPLTTVRQDIEEMGRLMAAMLLRGQDRSPAPDHAASVVLPTELVRRDSA, from the coding sequence ATGAGGAGTTCCGAGGTGAGCGAGGCAGGGGCGCGTCCCACGCTGGAGGCAGTGGCCGCGCGGGCCGGGGTTTCGCGCGCGACGGTGTCACGGGTGGTGAACGGCGAGGCGGGGGTGCGAGAAGTCCTCGCCGTGAAGGTCAGACGGGCCGTGGACGAACTCGGCTATGTGCCCAACCGCGCCGCCCGCAGTCTCGTCACCCGGCGCTACGACGCCGTCGCCGTGGTCATCGCCGAGCCGGAGACGCGCGTCTTCGCCGATCCGTTCTTCGCGCTCCAACTGCGCGGCATCAGCAAGGAACTGACGGCCCATGACGTCCAGCTCGTGCTGCTGCTCACCGAGGGGCGCGCCGACCACGCGCGCGTGGGCCGCTATCTGTCGGGCGGCCACGTCGACGGGGCGCTCGTCTTCTCGCTGCACCTGGACGACCCGCTGCCGGTCATCATCAACGGCGCGGGCGTGCCCACGGTGTTCGGCGGGCGCCCCGGCTGGGCGGGCGGCGAGGACAGCGTGCGGTACGTCGACTGCGACAACCGCGGGGGCGCGCGCTCGGCCGTGCGGCACCTCGCGGGGCTCGGCCGCACCCGCATCGCGCACATCACCGGCGCCCTCGACCAGACGTCGGCGGCCGACCGCCTCGACGGCTTCCGGGACGTACTGCCGGGCGCGGACGCGCGGCTCGTCGCCGAGGGCGACTTCACGCCCGCGGGCGGCGAGCGCGCCATGCGGCGCCTGCTCGACCGGTGCCCGGACGTCGACGCCGTGTTCGCCGCGAACGACCTGTCGGCGGCCGGGGCGCTGCGGGTCCTGCGCGCCTCCGGGCGGCGCGTGCCGGACGACGTGGCGGTCGTCGGCTTCGACGACATGCTGCCCGTGGCCGAGCAGGCAGACCCGCCGCTGACGACGGTGCGTCAGGACATCGAGGAGATGGGCCGGCTCATGGCGGCCATGCTGCTGCGCGGGCAGGACCGGAGCCCCGCCCCGGACCACGCGGCGAGCGTCGTCCTGCCGACGGAACTGGTGCGACGCGATTCGGCATAG
- a CDS encoding acyltransferase family protein produces the protein MATDAVRPKTSRLPSLSGMRFIAALPVFAFHATSGMNFLRGDVGDFFTDIFKDAGTPSVSFFFVLSGFILTWSARPRDTMPDFWRRRMIKVYPNHLLAFAATVVIMLLASDPLEAKKFFTSLFLVQSWVPELPVLTGMNPVAWSLSCEVFFYLSFPLLLPLVRRLSVRGLWALGGVLLAVPWLVALIADKAVGGTPLLPGGPLTHEQLWFVYFFPPIRIVEFVLGIVVARLVLSGAMPRIGLVPAALFAVGGFVLNAQVPYLYSLGGTAAFWVMPLVVAGATADANGTRSIMRGRVIVKLGEMSFAFYLVHTMFVVSAQRWLVQDMSDGAALATLFGCLAGSLVVSYAMFTWVEEPLVRKFGRARRPRTGPPAPPAATAAAAPLAAVDAKD, from the coding sequence ATGGCCACAGACGCCGTACGTCCGAAAACGTCCAGACTTCCGTCCCTGAGCGGGATGCGATTCATCGCGGCACTGCCCGTTTTCGCTTTCCACGCGACGTCGGGGATGAATTTCCTCCGCGGTGACGTCGGTGATTTCTTCACCGACATCTTCAAGGACGCCGGTACGCCGAGCGTGAGTTTCTTCTTCGTGCTGAGCGGCTTCATTCTGACCTGGTCGGCACGGCCGCGGGACACGATGCCGGACTTCTGGCGACGCCGGATGATCAAGGTCTATCCGAACCATCTGCTCGCCTTCGCGGCCACCGTCGTGATCATGCTGCTCGCCTCCGACCCGCTGGAGGCGAAGAAGTTCTTCACCAGCCTCTTCCTCGTCCAGTCCTGGGTGCCGGAGCTGCCGGTCCTCACCGGCATGAACCCGGTGGCCTGGTCGTTGTCGTGCGAGGTCTTCTTCTATCTGAGCTTCCCGCTGCTGCTGCCGCTGGTGCGACGCCTGTCGGTGCGCGGCCTGTGGGCGCTGGGCGGGGTGCTGCTCGCCGTGCCCTGGCTCGTGGCGCTGATCGCCGACAAGGCCGTCGGGGGCACCCCCCTGCTGCCCGGCGGACCCCTCACGCACGAGCAGCTGTGGTTCGTGTACTTCTTCCCGCCGATCCGCATCGTCGAGTTCGTCCTCGGCATCGTGGTGGCGCGCCTCGTCCTCAGCGGGGCCATGCCGCGCATCGGCCTGGTCCCGGCGGCGCTGTTCGCCGTCGGCGGCTTCGTCCTCAACGCCCAGGTGCCGTATCTGTACAGCCTCGGCGGCACGGCCGCGTTCTGGGTCATGCCGCTGGTCGTCGCCGGTGCGACGGCCGATGCGAACGGGACCCGCTCGATCATGCGGGGCCGTGTGATCGTCAAGCTCGGCGAGATGTCGTTCGCCTTCTACCTGGTGCACACGATGTTCGTGGTGTCGGCGCAGCGGTGGCTGGTGCAGGACATGTCGGACGGCGCCGCGCTCGCGACGCTCTTCGGCTGCCTGGCCGGGAGCCTCGTCGTGTCGTACGCCATGTTCACATGGGTGGAGGAGCCGCTGGTGCGGAAGTTCGGCAGGGCCCGGCGGCCGCGGACCGGCCCGCCGGCACCGCCCGCCGCCACCGCGGCCGCCGCACCCCTCGCGGCCGTGGACGCCAAGGACTAG
- a CDS encoding glycoside hydrolase family 64 protein, whose amino-acid sequence MISRRVFLTSSAAAAGTLTYPVWGAALSPRATAAPATCELALRNKSLPGQVRAYVTGHEAGTGRWLLLKPDGGVYRPDSPSAPQTPLPVDCAIPLGAAGSAPRVLTLPQMYGARVYFVRDDKLDFFLNPGPALVEPAFATPADPNYGRTWSFCEFTFNSTQLYANISYVDLVTALPIGLTLEGDATHTVAPLPDGAVDRIAADLVAQTGRDGQPWDKLVIRGGGRVLRVISPQNLMAPYFDRPDQMPFRDLFKGYVDQVWEKYRSTDLRIDLQGGRGVRVGRVSGDTLTFQGGHAFAKPSSKDVFTCNHGPFANNPGDSDEKKALLARLAAGFNRGIMLTHPAQPNGTTAADYYRGPVTNHWARVVHANSPIGYAFPYDDVRPDGQPDVSGAAHDGNPRRFTVSVGS is encoded by the coding sequence GTGATATCGCGCAGAGTGTTCCTGACGTCGTCCGCCGCCGCGGCGGGCACCCTCACCTATCCCGTCTGGGGCGCCGCGCTCAGTCCGCGCGCCACGGCGGCCCCCGCCACCTGTGAACTCGCCCTGCGGAACAAGTCCCTGCCGGGACAGGTCCGCGCGTACGTCACCGGCCACGAGGCGGGCACGGGCCGCTGGCTGCTCCTGAAGCCGGACGGCGGCGTCTACCGCCCGGATTCGCCGTCGGCCCCGCAGACGCCGCTGCCGGTGGACTGCGCCATCCCGCTGGGCGCGGCGGGTTCCGCGCCCAGGGTCCTGACGCTCCCCCAGATGTACGGCGCCCGCGTGTACTTCGTGCGCGACGACAAGCTGGACTTCTTCCTCAACCCGGGCCCGGCGCTCGTCGAGCCCGCCTTCGCCACCCCGGCCGACCCCAACTACGGCCGCACGTGGTCGTTCTGCGAGTTCACCTTCAACAGCACCCAGCTGTACGCGAACATCAGCTACGTCGACCTGGTGACCGCCCTGCCCATCGGCCTCACCCTGGAGGGCGACGCCACGCACACCGTCGCGCCCCTGCCCGACGGGGCCGTCGACAGGATCGCCGCCGACCTGGTGGCACAGACGGGCCGGGACGGGCAGCCGTGGGACAAGCTGGTGATCCGCGGCGGCGGGCGCGTGCTGCGGGTCATCTCGCCGCAGAACCTGATGGCCCCGTACTTCGACCGCCCCGACCAGATGCCGTTCCGCGACCTCTTCAAGGGCTACGTCGACCAGGTCTGGGAGAAGTACCGCTCGACGGACCTGCGCATCGACCTCCAGGGCGGCCGGGGTGTGCGCGTCGGCCGGGTCAGCGGCGACACCCTCACCTTCCAGGGAGGGCACGCCTTCGCCAAGCCGTCCTCGAAGGACGTCTTCACCTGCAACCACGGCCCGTTCGCCAACAACCCGGGCGACTCCGACGAGAAGAAGGCGCTCCTCGCCCGTCTCGCCGCGGGCTTCAACCGCGGCATCATGCTCACCCACCCCGCCCAGCCGAACGGCACGACCGCCGCCGACTACTACCGGGGGCCCGTCACCAACCACTGGGCGCGCGTGGTGCACGCCAACTCGCCCATCGGGTACGCCTTCCCGTACGACGACGTGCGCCCGGACGGCCAGCCGGACGTGTCGGGCGCGGCGCACGACGGCAATCCGCGCCGGTTCACCGTGTCGGTCGGGTCGTAG
- a CDS encoding WhiB family transcriptional regulator: MHIDTTVTEAELAWQEQALCAQTGPDFFFPDPGSSVREAKRICRLCDMRSACLAYALDNDERFGVWGGLSEKERQSLRRERVSRSA, encoded by the coding sequence ATGCACATTGACACCACGGTGACCGAAGCCGAACTGGCCTGGCAGGAGCAGGCGCTGTGCGCGCAGACCGGACCCGACTTCTTCTTCCCCGACCCCGGCAGCTCGGTGCGCGAGGCGAAGCGCATCTGCCGCCTGTGCGACATGCGCTCCGCCTGTCTTGCCTACGCACTGGACAACGACGAGCGGTTCGGCGTGTGGGGCGGGCTCTCCGAGAAGGAACGGCAGAGCCTGCGGCGCGAGAGGGTCTCGCGTTCCGCCTGA
- a CDS encoding acyl-ACP desaturase, with amino-acid sequence MTLTSPHLGSPDTWTDARLLYALEEVVEQELNRHLKVAKDWMPHEYVPFSDARNFPGQFEDGEAWERGQSPVTDVGRIALVVNLLTEDNLPSYHHEIATLFGRDGAWGTWVHRWTAEEGRHGIVMRDYLLASRAVDPDELERFRMAHMSEGFESDNRHSMLHSVAYVAFQELATRISHRNTGHQSGDPVCDRMLARIATDENLHMVFYRNLLKAAFELAPDATMMAVRDVVVGFRMPGHSIPGFERAAAKMAIGGVYNLRIHHDDVLQPVLRFLKVMGITGLGPEGTRAQEELGLFLDGLDGEARRFDERLAARQARIAARA; translated from the coding sequence GTGACGCTCACTTCTCCCCACCTCGGCAGCCCGGACACCTGGACCGACGCCCGGTTGCTGTACGCGCTGGAGGAAGTGGTCGAGCAGGAGCTCAACCGCCATCTGAAGGTCGCCAAGGACTGGATGCCGCACGAGTACGTGCCGTTCTCCGACGCGCGCAACTTCCCCGGCCAGTTCGAGGACGGCGAGGCCTGGGAGCGGGGGCAGTCCCCCGTCACCGACGTCGGCCGCATCGCCCTCGTCGTCAACCTCCTCACCGAGGACAACCTCCCGAGCTACCACCACGAGATCGCCACCCTCTTCGGACGGGACGGCGCCTGGGGCACGTGGGTGCACCGCTGGACCGCCGAGGAGGGCCGCCACGGCATCGTGATGCGCGACTACCTGCTCGCGTCCCGCGCCGTGGACCCGGACGAGCTGGAACGCTTCCGGATGGCACACATGAGCGAGGGGTTCGAGTCGGACAACCGCCACTCGATGCTTCACTCGGTCGCGTACGTCGCCTTCCAGGAGCTGGCCACCCGGATCTCCCACCGCAACACCGGGCACCAGTCCGGCGACCCGGTCTGCGACCGGATGCTGGCGCGCATCGCCACCGACGAGAACCTGCACATGGTCTTCTACCGCAACCTCCTCAAGGCCGCCTTCGAGCTCGCGCCCGACGCCACGATGATGGCCGTACGGGACGTGGTCGTCGGCTTCCGCATGCCCGGGCACAGCATCCCCGGCTTCGAGCGGGCCGCCGCGAAGATGGCCATCGGCGGGGTGTACAACCTGCGCATCCACCACGACGACGTGCTCCAGCCCGTGCTGCGCTTCCTCAAGGTCATGGGCATCACCGGGCTCGGCCCGGAGGGGACCCGGGCCCAGGAGGAGCTCGGGCTCTTCCTCGACGGGCTCGACGGGGAGGCGCGGCGCTTCGACGAGCGGCTCGCGGCCCGACAGGCCCGCATCGCAGCCCGAGCCTGA